The Intrasporangium calvum DSM 43043 sequence AGATGGCGGGCGACGCCGCCTCGCCCGTCGCCGGTGAGTCCTTCGCGACGATGCGCCTCGCCGCGCAGCGCGAGTTCAAGGCCGCCCAGCGCCAGGTGCGCTGACTCCGGGGGAGCGGGAGGTCGCCTTCGTCGGGGAGCGAGCTCAGCGGCATACGCCATGGGCCGGATGCCGCTCAGCTCGCTTCTGCTCGCGCGTCGACCACGTGGGTGGCTGAGTCCGCGGGGCCCGGGGTAGTACGGTCCGATCATGGATGCCGGGCACCGGAAGCGCTACGCCGACCTCGTCCGTCTCGTCGTGCGTCATGGGCGGCGGGACCTGCTGGCCGGGGTCCAGACCGACGAGTTCCTCGTGGAGGAGGGGGAGGCCTTCGACGTCGGTCAGTCCGACGGATCGGGCCCGGAGCGGCTCGCCGCGGACCTGGAGCAGATGGGCCCCACCTTCATCAAGCTCGGCCAGCTCCTGTCGACCCGCGTCGACCTCCTTCCGCCCGCCTACACCGACGCCCTCGCGCGCCTGCAGGACGACGTCGAGCCGTTCGGCGCCGACGAGGTGCGGGCCATCGTCGAGGAAGAGCTGGGCGCGCCGATCCGCAGCCTGTTCAGCGACTTCGACGACGCGCCGCTCGCGGCGGCCTCGCTCGCCCAGGTGCATCGGGCGACGACCCGCAACGGCCGCGACGTCGTCGTCAAGGTCCAACGCCCCGGCGTGCGGGAGGCGGTCCGCGGCGACATGGAGGTGCTCAGCTCCATCGCCGGGAAGGTCGACCGGCACACCGAGGTCGGGCGCCGCTACGGCATCGACAACCTGCTGTCCCACTTCCGGCGGTCCCTGGCGGGTGAGCTCGACTACCGACAGGAGGCCCAGCACCTCATCCGGTTCGGCGAGCTGACCGCCGAGTACTCCCACCTCGTCGTGCCCCAGCCGGTGACCGAGCTGTCCACCTCGCGGGTGCTCACGATGGACTTCGTCGCCGGCCGGCCGGTCACCACCGTGGGGCCCTTCGGACTCCTCGACGTCGACACGCGGCCCCTCGTCGAGGAGCTGTTCTCCGCCTACCTGCGGATGATCCTCGTCGACGGCACCCTCCACGCCGACCCGCACCCCGGCAACGTCCTCCTCACCGACGACGGGCGACTGGCTCTGATCGACTTCGGCATGGTCGCCGCGGTGCCGCGCCGGGTCCGCGACCAGGTCGTCAAGCTGCTCCTCGCGCTCAGCGAGGGCGACGGCGAGGAGGCGGCGCTCGTCCTCGCCGAGATGGGGCACCCGCTGGCCGGGTACGACGCCGCGAAGTTCCGCGACGACGTGTCGCACCTCGTCTCGACCGCAGTGACCATGGGCAGCGACGTCGACGCGGGCACGGTCCTCGTCGAGCTGAGCCGCCTGTCCGGCCAGCACGGGCTGCGGCCCCCCGCCGAGATGGCGATGATCGGCAAGACCCTGCTCAACCTCGACCAGGTGACCCAGCACCTCGACCCGTCGTTCGACCCGTCCGAGGCGATCCGCGACAACATCGAGGAGCTGCTCCGCGGCGGGCTCTCCGTCTCGCTGTCCGGGGCGATCTCCTCGGCGATCGAGGCGAAGAACTTCGCTGCCCAGCTGCCGAGACGCGCGAACCGCATCATGGACGCGCTCTCCGACGGTGAGCTCGCCTTCCGCGTCAAGACCATCGACGAGGTGCGCCTCGTGTCGGTCCTCCAGCACCTGGCCAACCGGTTGACGATGGGGATCGTCCTCGCCGCGATCGTCGTGGGTGCGGCGCTGATGATGCAGGTCCCGACGACGAGCCGGATCCTCGGCTACCCCGCGATCGCGATGGTCTTCTTCATCGTCGCCGCCATCGCCGGGGCCGTCCTCGTCGGCTCGATCCTCATCACCGACCGCCGCGAAGCGAGGGCCGCGCGTCGGGCGAGGGAGCAGTGAACGGGCGCGTGACGAGCGTGGCAGGATGGCGACCGTGACGGCACAGATCCTCGACGGCAAGAGCACCCTCGTTTCGATCAAGACCGAGCTGACGGAGCGCGTCGCCGTCCTTCGGGAGCAGGGGATCGTCCCGGGGCTCGGCACGGTCCTCGTCGGTGACGACCCGGGCAGCCACTGGTACGTCAACGCCAAGCACCGCGACTGCGCGGAGATCGGCATCACCAGCATCCGGCGCGACCTGCCCGCCACCGCGACGCAGGCCGAGGTCGAGGCGGTCATCGACGAGCTCAACGCCGACCCGTCCTGCACCGGGTTCCTCGTCCAGCAGCCGACCGGCCTCGACGAGATGGCGTTGCTCTCCCGGGTGGCCCCGGAGAAGGACGTCGACGGACTGCACCCGACCAACCTCGGCTGGCTCGTCCTCGGGCGTCCCGCCCCGCTGCCGTGCACGCCGATGGGCTGCATCGAGCTGCTCCGCCGCTACGACGTGCCGATCAACGGCGCCAAGGTCGTCGTCGTCGGCCGCGGCCTGACCGTCGGCCGCCCGCTCGGCCTCATCCTCACCCGCAAGTCCGAGAACGCCACGGTGACGCTGTGCCACACCGGCACGAAGGACCTCGCGGCGGAGGTCCGCCAGGCCGACATCGTCATCGCCGCCGCCGGGGTGCCCGGCATCGTCACCGGTGACATGGTCAAGCCGGGCGCCGCCGTGCTCGACGTCGGCGTGAGCCGGGTCGACGGCAAGATCGCCGGCGACGTCGCCCCCGACGTCGCCGAAGTGGCCGGCTGGGTCAGCCCCAACCCGGGAGGGGTCGGCCCGATGACGCGCGCGCTGCTGTTGAGCAACATCGTGCAGGCCGCCGAGGCGCACGCCCGTGCAGTGGCGAGGTAGCGGGTTCGTCGTCCTCGGCTGGTGGTACGTCGTCGCCGTCCTCGGGGCCGTCGGGGTGCTGCTGATGGCCTTCGGCGACGTGCGCTGGGGCGGCCGCATCATGGCCGGCGGGCTCTTCTTCGGCGCCTTCGTCCGGCTGGTCGCGCGGCCGGCCCGCAAGGCCGGTGGGTTGAACGCGCGCTCCCGTGCGGTCGATGTGCTCCTGTTGCTGGGGTTGGCCATCGGCATCCTCGTCGCGTCCGCGACGGTCAAGCTCGACGTCTGAGCTGAGTCTCCGTCGAGAGTGCACTTCGTGCCGGGCCCAGCCCCATCGAGTCAACTGGCGCGACGCCCCTCGCGGGTTCAGCGCTGCGTGGCGCGCGCCCCCGGGATCGGAGCGTTCTCCTTCGCCAGGACGGCGAAGTCCTCGGCGGTCAGGGGACCGGCCGTCAGCACCCCATCGGGCAGGGGCGCCTCGATGCGTTCGCCATCGACCGTGAGGAGCACGGAGTCGATGCCTGGGACGGACGCGAGACTGAGAACGATCTGGCCGACCGCGTGGGGCAGCCGCCGAGCGGACGGCGCCGGGTCGCCGGTCTGGACCTCGACCTCGGCCAGCCCGTCGGTGATGCTGTTGAGCGTGAGCTGGACGTCCGGGCCGAGCGCCGTCGACAAGCCGGACATCCGCTCGAGCTCGCTCGGCCCTTGGGAGAGCCGGGCCAGCACGGTGGCGGCGGCGCCTGCATCGTCGCTGGCCGCAGCGCCGGCCTCGACGGCATAGAGCCGGTCGGAGTCGTCCAGCCAGTAGATGTACGGTCCGCGGGTGGCGGCCTCGCTCGTCCTCGGCGTCGGCGGGGGGGCCGGCTCCATGAGGTTGTACGGGACCTCGGTGATCGTCATCGGTGGGGAGCTGGCGGGGACACCGCATCCGGCGAGGAAACCGGCGACGAGCAGCCAGACGGCTATCGCGACCGAGCGGCTTCGACGCGAGATCCGACTCAGCCGACGGTTCACCGCGCGCACTCTGATGTCACGGCTCATCACTCCCCTTCCTCGCTCAGCGGCAGCGCGAGGGTGAACCGCGCGCCACCCTCGGCTCGGTCCTCGCACCACACAGACCCACCGTGGGCTCGTGCGGTTTCTTCCACGAGGCTGAGCCCGAGGCCCGTGCCCTGGCGCGAACCGCGGGAACCGGACCGCGCGAACCGTTCGAAGATGAGCTCCCGATCGGCCTCCGGCACGCCCGGACCGGCGTCGTCGACCCGGATCAGGGCTCGACCGTTGCTCGTGGTCACGTTCACCGCGGACAGCCCCCCGCCGTGCAGGTCGGCGTTGTCGAACAGGTTGACGAGAGCACGGTTCAGCTCCTGTTTGTCGGCAAGGACGCGCACGGGCTGCGTCGGGACACTGAGCAGCTCGGTGGCGCGGTGGTTCTCCGAGAGGGCGTGCGCCACCAGGTCTCGAAGGTCGACGTCGACGACATCTCGGTGGGCGGTGCCCGCGTCGAGCCGGCCGAGCTCGAGCAGGTGCTCCAACGCTCGACGGAGGCGGTCGACCTCTCCCTCGACGAGCTCGACCGCTCTCTGCGCGCGCAGGGGGAGCTCGTTGCGGGAGCCGGCGAGCACGTCGACGCTGGTCATCAGGGTGGTGACCGGAGACCGCAGCTCATGGCTGACGTCGGCTGCGAAGCGCGCGTCGCGTTGGACCCGTTCCTCCAGCGCTTCGACCATCGTGTTGAAGGATCCGACGATGACGGACAGGTCCGGATCCTCGGTTGCGCCCAGACGGGTGTCCATCTGCCCGGCGGCGATCCGTGCGGCCGCGGTGGCAACGCTCTCCAGCGGCGCGATGGCGCGCGCGGCAGCGGCCCGCGACATGAGTGTCCCGCCGATGGTCGTCAGTGCGGCAAAGGCGGCGAGGACGCTGCCGAGGGTGGTGAGCGTCGAGTCGAGCTCTGAAGCGGAGGCGATCTGGTAGAAGTTCGCCTCGACTGCTGGAAGGGGGACGCCGACGACGATGACCGGCCGGCCGTCCAGGCGGCTCCATGCCACTCCCGCCAGGCCGGAACGGACGACCTGCCGCACCTCGGGCGCGATGGCGTCCTCGGCGACGTTGAGCGAGGATGAGTACCAACGCTCCTGGCGCTTGACGAGCACGACCGACCCGGACGAGCCGGGCACGCTGGCGAGGACCTCGATGACGTCGGACCCGCGGGTGCGCAGCCCGTCGCGGACCATCGACGCGCTGGCGAACGCCTGCTGCGCCGCGGTCTGCTCGCGCTGGCCGATGAGGAACTCACGGGCCGCGAGGTAGGTCCCGCCTGCGAGGATTGCGGAGACGACGAGAGCGAGGCTGGCGAAGGAGAGGGTGATGGTCGTTCGCAGGCTGAGCGGCCGCAGCCGAGCAAACCGTTTCACGATCTGGCGTCGAGGCGATAGCCCAGGCCGCGAGCCGTGACGAGGAGCTGCGGTTGGCCGGGATCGCGCTCGATCTTGGTGCGCAGCCTCCGCACGTGGACGTCGACGATGCGTTCGTCGCCGAAGAACCCTCGGTCCCAGACCCGCTCGAGCAACATCCGCCGGCTGCACACGCGTCCCGGGGGCTGCGCCAGCTCACAGAGCAGGCGGAACTCGGTCATCGTCAGGTGAAGTGCCTCTTCGCCGCGGCGGACCAGGCCGGCATCGACGTCGAGGACGAGCGGCCCGTCCTGGGCGTCGAGCACGACTCGAGACCCTTCCTCACCGTGCCCGCGGTGCTGCCGCCGCAGCAGCGCGCGGATCCGGGCAGACAGCTCCTTGACCTGGAACGGTTTGGTCACGTAGTCATCGGCGCCGGCCTCGAGGGCTGCGACGATGTCATGGGTGTCGACTCGCGCGCTGACGACGATGATCGGCGCGTCGCTGCTGCGCCGGACCTCCCGGATGAAGGTGAAGCCGTCCATCCCGCCCAGCATCAGGTCGACGAGCATGACGTCGATGGGCTGGCTGCGCACGGCGTCGAGCGCGGACTCGGCCGAGGCATGGGGGAGCGGCGTGTCGCCCTCGCCCTCGATGGACATGGCGAGCGAGGCACGGATGCCGTCGTCGTCTTCGAGAACGAGGATGGTGAGGGCCACCTCGCGATTGTGCCAGCGCTGGGGCTCCCTGACAGCCGCGCGACTGTGCCTGAAAGGCGTCAGTCACACAATCGCAAAGAAGCCGTCCATCTGGTCGTCATGTCGCGGCGGCAGGGTGGAAGACGTGAACGAGTCAGGTCTGGTCCACGTGACCTTGGACGAGCGATCCCTGCCGCACGATCTGCTCCTGCTCCGTGCCAGCACGGCCGAGTGCCTGACTCGCGGGCGCGGGAGCGTCGTCGTCGACATCTCGTCGCTGCGCCGACTCTCCTCGGAGACGATCGCCGCGCTCTTGTGGACGCGGCGCAAGTGCAGCGGCCTCGGCATCGGCTTCACGATCGTGGGGGCCAGGGCAGCGGCGGCCCAGTCGCTCAGCCGGTGCGGGATGGCGGAACAGCTCACCGTGGGAGGCGGATGATGGCGGTGCAGGTGACCGATCGGGGTGCCATCCGGACCCATGACGGCCCGGGCGGCTGGCACATCACCCTGGTCGAGTGTCCCGACGGACTGTCCAACGTCTCCACGGTCCGCGGCGTGACCCGGGTGTTTGTCGCGGACCTGCCTGCACCCGGCTCCACGGGCCCGAGCTGTTTCGCTGCCGCCGCGTGCACGCCGGACGGCGACGCGCTCGTGCTGTCCCGGCAGGCGCCACCTGCGCTGATCATCTCCGACCGCGGGTACCGCCGGGCACCGGTCGTTCCGGGGACTGATGAGCTGGTCGACGTCGACGACGACGAGATGATCCTCATCTTCTCCTCGACCGTCTTCGAGGAGATGCCGCAGCGGCTGGCTCGCGTCCTGCACGGTCACCCAGAGGAGCTGCTGAGGTCCGACCCGGGCGCCTTTCTGCTCGATGTCTTCGAGGAGACCGGGTCCGGGGCCGGCGCGGTGATCACTCGCGGTGCAACCCACCCAGATGGAGGGCCAGCGTGACCCCTGTTTCAGCGTTCGTGGCGGCACTCGCGGAGGAGCATCGTCTCGCCCATGCCGAGCTTCAGGCGGCGGAGCAGACCGGGGACGAGGTGAGGCGATCATTGGCGCTGGGGCGCCTCGCGGACCTGCAGGAGATCGCGTCGCGCAGCCTCGACGTCGTCTCGCTGGACGCGATGAGCTGATCAGGCCGTATGCCGCTGGGCTGAGTCCACACCCGACGTACCCGGGCGCCCGACGCCAGGGCCGAGCCGGCAGGAAATGGACCTGGTCGGCGGAGCCAGCCCACCAGCACACGACCCCGAACGACGTCGAGTGTGCAGTTCGTGTCGACACGAACTGCACACTCGACGAAGGGGGCTGGCGGAGCCTCAGATGAGGCCGAGCTCCTTGACCTGGTCGCGCTCGGACTCGAGGCGCGCCACCGAGGCGGCGATCCGCTCACGCGAGAAGTCGTTGAGCTCGATGCCCTGGACGATCTCGTACTTCCCGTCCTTCACGACGCACGGGAACGACGAGACGATGCCCTCGGTCACGCCGTAGGAGCCGTCGGACGGGACCGACATCGACACCCAGTCCTCGGTGCCCTTGACCCAGTCGCGCATGTGGTCGATCGTCGCGTTCGCGGCGGAGGCGGCCGACGACAGACCGCGGGCCGCGATGATCGCGCCGCCGCGCTTGGCCACGGTGGGGATGTACTCGTCCGTGATCCAGGACTGCTCGACGAGGTCCGCCGCGACCTTGCCGCCGACCTTGGTGTTGAACAGGTCCGGGTACATCGAGTCGTCGTGGTTGCCCCAGATCGCCAGGTGGGTGATCTCGGTGACGCTGACGCCGAGCTTCTTGGCGAGCTGCGTCTTGGCGCGGTTGTGGTCGAGTCGCGTCAGGGCGTTGAAGCGCTCGCGGGGGATGTCGGGGGCGTTGGACATCGCGATGAGCGCGTTGGTGTTGGCCGGGTTGCCGGTGACGAGGACCTTGATGTCGTCGGCGGCGTTGTCGCCCAGCGCCTTGCCCTGGCCGGTGAAGATCTTGCCGTTCGCGGCGAGCAGGTCGGCGCGGTCCATGCCCTCCTTGCGCGGCATGGCGCCGACGAGCATGGCGAGGTTGGTTCCGTTGAAGATGGCGTTGGGGTCGTCGCCGATCTCGACGCCGGCGAGGGTCGGGAACGCGCAGTCGTCGAGCTCCATGACGACACCCTCGAGGGCCTTGAGCGCCGGGGTGATCTCGAGGAGGCGGAGCTCGACCGGGGTGTCCGGGCCGAGGAGGGCCCCGCTCGCGATGCGGAAGAGGAGGCTGTAGCCGATCTGGCCGGCAGCGCCGGTGACGGCGACTTTCACGGGGG is a genomic window containing:
- a CDS encoding ABC1 kinase family protein, which gives rise to MDAGHRKRYADLVRLVVRHGRRDLLAGVQTDEFLVEEGEAFDVGQSDGSGPERLAADLEQMGPTFIKLGQLLSTRVDLLPPAYTDALARLQDDVEPFGADEVRAIVEEELGAPIRSLFSDFDDAPLAAASLAQVHRATTRNGRDVVVKVQRPGVREAVRGDMEVLSSIAGKVDRHTEVGRRYGIDNLLSHFRRSLAGELDYRQEAQHLIRFGELTAEYSHLVVPQPVTELSTSRVLTMDFVAGRPVTTVGPFGLLDVDTRPLVEELFSAYLRMILVDGTLHADPHPGNVLLTDDGRLALIDFGMVAAVPRRVRDQVVKLLLALSEGDGEEAALVLAEMGHPLAGYDAAKFRDDVSHLVSTAVTMGSDVDAGTVLVELSRLSGQHGLRPPAEMAMIGKTLLNLDQVTQHLDPSFDPSEAIRDNIEELLRGGLSVSLSGAISSAIEAKNFAAQLPRRANRIMDALSDGELAFRVKTIDEVRLVSVLQHLANRLTMGIVLAAIVVGAALMMQVPTTSRILGYPAIAMVFFIVAAIAGAVLVGSILITDRREARAARRAREQ
- a CDS encoding bifunctional methylenetetrahydrofolate dehydrogenase/methenyltetrahydrofolate cyclohydrolase, producing MTAQILDGKSTLVSIKTELTERVAVLREQGIVPGLGTVLVGDDPGSHWYVNAKHRDCAEIGITSIRRDLPATATQAEVEAVIDELNADPSCTGFLVQQPTGLDEMALLSRVAPEKDVDGLHPTNLGWLVLGRPAPLPCTPMGCIELLRRYDVPINGAKVVVVGRGLTVGRPLGLILTRKSENATVTLCHTGTKDLAAEVRQADIVIAAAGVPGIVTGDMVKPGAAVLDVGVSRVDGKIAGDVAPDVAEVAGWVSPNPGGVGPMTRALLLSNIVQAAEAHARAVAR
- a CDS encoding DUF3017 domain-containing protein, encoding MQWRGSGFVVLGWWYVVAVLGAVGVLLMAFGDVRWGGRIMAGGLFFGAFVRLVARPARKAGGLNARSRAVDVLLLLGLAIGILVASATVKLDV
- a CDS encoding GerMN domain-containing protein, which gives rise to MSRDIRVRAVNRRLSRISRRSRSVAIAVWLLVAGFLAGCGVPASSPPMTITEVPYNLMEPAPPPTPRTSEAATRGPYIYWLDDSDRLYAVEAGAAASDDAGAAATVLARLSQGPSELERMSGLSTALGPDVQLTLNSITDGLAEVEVQTGDPAPSARRLPHAVGQIVLSLASVPGIDSVLLTVDGERIEAPLPDGVLTAGPLTAEDFAVLAKENAPIPGARATQR
- a CDS encoding sensor histidine kinase, whose translation is MKRFARLRPLSLRTTITLSFASLALVVSAILAGGTYLAAREFLIGQREQTAAQQAFASASMVRDGLRTRGSDVIEVLASVPGSSGSVVLVKRQERWYSSSLNVAEDAIAPEVRQVVRSGLAGVAWSRLDGRPVIVVGVPLPAVEANFYQIASASELDSTLTTLGSVLAAFAALTTIGGTLMSRAAAARAIAPLESVATAAARIAAGQMDTRLGATEDPDLSVIVGSFNTMVEALEERVQRDARFAADVSHELRSPVTTLMTSVDVLAGSRNELPLRAQRAVELVEGEVDRLRRALEHLLELGRLDAGTAHRDVVDVDLRDLVAHALSENHRATELLSVPTQPVRVLADKQELNRALVNLFDNADLHGGGLSAVNVTTSNGRALIRVDDAGPGVPEADRELIFERFARSGSRGSRQGTGLGLSLVEETARAHGGSVWCEDRAEGGARFTLALPLSEEGE
- a CDS encoding response regulator transcription factor, whose amino-acid sequence is MALTILVLEDDDGIRASLAMSIEGEGDTPLPHASAESALDAVRSQPIDVMLVDLMLGGMDGFTFIREVRRSSDAPIIVVSARVDTHDIVAALEAGADDYVTKPFQVKELSARIRALLRRQHRGHGEEGSRVVLDAQDGPLVLDVDAGLVRRGEEALHLTMTEFRLLCELAQPPGRVCSRRMLLERVWDRGFFGDERIVDVHVRRLRTKIERDPGQPQLLVTARGLGYRLDARS
- a CDS encoding STAS domain-containing protein codes for the protein MNESGLVHVTLDERSLPHDLLLLRASTAECLTRGRGSVVVDISSLRRLSSETIAALLWTRRKCSGLGIGFTIVGARAAAAQSLSRCGMAEQLTVGGG
- a CDS encoding malate dehydrogenase, coding for MSTPPVKVAVTGAAGQIGYSLLFRIASGALLGPDTPVELRLLEITPALKALEGVVMELDDCAFPTLAGVEIGDDPNAIFNGTNLAMLVGAMPRKEGMDRADLLAANGKIFTGQGKALGDNAADDIKVLVTGNPANTNALIAMSNAPDIPRERFNALTRLDHNRAKTQLAKKLGVSVTEITHLAIWGNHDDSMYPDLFNTKVGGKVAADLVEQSWITDEYIPTVAKRGGAIIAARGLSSAASAANATIDHMRDWVKGTEDWVSMSVPSDGSYGVTEGIVSSFPCVVKDGKYEIVQGIELNDFSRERIAASVARLESERDQVKELGLI